The DNA region GGTGGTAAAATAGGCATACCAGTCATCATAAGAATGGAATTGATATTCTTCCAGGACAAAATTCAACCTATCCTCCTGGTGGGTCGGCACAAGGTTGGTATTAGCTATAGAACGATCAATGTGCCGGTAGTCATAATTGCCATTTCCGAAAAGGACACACCAGACCGGGCTGGTGCCGCCGGAATTCGTATAAATATATTTAAGAAAATTACGGATGGCCGCCGGGTCGTTTACCCCGAACCCGAATTCGTTGTTTATCCAGGATAGTTTTACCGCCCGGGCCGGCTGCTTCTCAGGGTTTCCCACATGATGAGCCAATAGGACCTGAGCTTGGGCCCAAAGCTGGTCGGCCACGATCATCAGATATTTGACGTCGGCGCACAATTCCCTTAAGCGGTTTGGATTATACGCCTCCATCCTGGCCGGTTTAAACCAAGCCGAAGGAGCGGCGGCAAAATACCTGTTGCCCCTTTTCCAACCGTCATCGAACCGGACATAGGCCGGATATGTATTTGATGACAAAAGATGGTTAGGGGCTTCAGGGTTTGAGATATCCAATAAAAGACAGGTGTCGGAATTGAGCCCGGTCAGGTAGAATCGATTAACAATTTGGCCCGTTGAATCAGCTCTAAATTTCAACGCCCCCTTGTATGCTTGGTATTTATGGTAATATATGATTTCCACCCAATTCAAATAGATCGCATCAATGCTGTCGGCGTTTTCCTTGATAAGTTCCACATTCAAGATGTTGCTTGCGGTTGATAGATTCGCAACTAATAAGCTATCAGTTATCTCATATTGTGACAGCAACTCCGGACCACCAGTCCAAAACAGTTCTTTTGCAGCAATGCCGTTCAAACCCCATTTAATCCTATGTTTGGAATTGATCCCGGCATGAACGGTTAAATAAACATTTGCCTGGCTGTTGGCCGGATAAGGAACATTGATCTCGTAATTATATCTTTTAGAGCTTTCCGAGGAAGCCCTCCTCATATTCGCCCAATAGTAGAATTCTCCCGAGTTGAAGGGATTGAACTTGTCCTGTTCAAAATGCAGGGTATCGGTGAACGACTGTAACGGCTGCAGGTTTTCCGGGCTTGGTTCACAATTCCTGGCCGGCATCCGCCGGCCGTTGTCGCCGCCCCAGGTCAGCCAGTAACAATTGGTGTCGGCGTATGGATTAAAGAATTGCGGGGTTGTTAATTTTGAGTTCTTATCCCAGCCGGAAAGATCCTGCCCGTAGAATATTATATGATCGCCCTGGTCGAACCGGCCGTCCTCCTGCCCCTTGATCCATATTGCTATCTGCTTCATGGTATCCGGCACCACGATATTTCGGTCCTTGGGAAGGGCCGCCGAGCCGCCGGAGAAGATCTTGATGGTCCGGGGATCGATGACCGCCGGATCAATTCCGTTGCGCAGCAGATAATCATAATCCAGGCGGTAGATGCCCTCCTGCAACACCGACAATTTATACCATACGGAATGCCCGTCAAACGGGTCGACCGCTTTTGCTTTGGAGGTTTTTTCAGAAACCTTCCAATTGCGGCACTGGGGGTAATTGACCAGCAGTTTTGAGAACACCGGGGCAAAAGCCGGATCCGGCCGGGAATCGTTCTCTCGCCCGGCGATATCCCAGCTGACCTGGACCGTTATTCTTTTGTTCAGCCTTAATACGCCCGCTAAAGGGTCGTATTGGACCGGAATCATCTTCACTCCGGCGATATTATACTGCCGCAGCCTTTCTACCGATGCCAGGCTGGCAATTGTCCCGGGCAGCATACCCGCCTTGCCATAGTGTGAAGGATTCTTAGCATACCTGTATGAGCCCAAGCCGGGCTGCTCCGATGATACCAGTGCGGGGATCGGTGCCAGGAGAAAATTGCGGATATCCTCCGATTCAACCGTCAATATCTGCACCTTGACCCGGACTCCCTCCGGAACACCCAGGCTAAACGAGGACTCCAAGGTTGCAGGCGCGCCGGGCTGCCCTGCCGCCTGGCAACCGGGCAGAAACACGGTCTGCTCACCATCGGCATTGGTCTTGAACTCCGGCTGTTCCATGGTGTATTCGATGACGGCGGAGAATGCATCGGCCGAAACCAACCGGGTCTCCGCATTGAGCAAACCGCAGGCCGCTATCATTAGGATCAGGCTATATGTGATCTTTTTTGTCATACTTTTAATAATAATAAAAACCGGTATCCCGTTAAGAGACCCGGCTTTTGTGGAGTTAAGATAACAGTAAAAGCCAGTGTCGTTTAAATATTTATATGCCGAGACGTGATATTTATCAACTTTACGTTGGCAAATACCCCCAAGCACTAAAAATTTAAACCAGGGTCACTGACTTTAAGATCCTTATAAAAGCTCCGTTTAATTTACATTAACTATAATCTAAATTCGGTTATTTGTCAAGGGGTTAGATTGATTTTTACAGCCCGAAAAGCCTTAAATAAAACCCCAGCAATTCTCTGCCCCAGAAAAGGGCCAGTACGCCACCCAATGCTAAAAAAGGCCCGAACGGAACCATGGCCTTTGGCTTTATCCCTTCCGGGGCCTCATTCTTTTTAGCCCTGCCCAATAGGATCAGCAGGATGCCAATAACCGACCCAGTCAGAAAAGCCAGAAAGAAGCTGACCAACACGGCCTTCCAGCCTAAAAAGGCCCCTATCATGGCGGCCAGTTTGATATCCCCACCGCCCATGGCCTCCTGTTTGAACACCTTTTCCCCCAGCCAAGCTGCCAGCCAAAGGAATCCACCACCCAGCACCACGCCGATGGCGCTGTCCGCCAAGGGCCATTGCGACAAAATATCCGCCCGGCTGAACACGGTAAGATCCACCGGGACCCCAAAGGTGGCCAGTGCCGCCAATAAAATACCCATAGCCAGGCCGGATAGGGAAAAGACATCGGGGATGATGTAATGTTCAATGTCTATGGCCGAGATCACCAGCATGGCCCAAACAAATGGGATGTACCCCGCCAATCTCCAATCGGCCCCGAATTTGAGATAAACTCCCAGGAATAATAGCGCGCTCAATAGCTCCACCAGTGGATAGCGCCATGATATCTCGGCTTTGCAACTGCGGCATTTCCGGCCCAACAACAGATAGCTTAATACCGGGATATTATCGTACCATTTGATGCTTTTCAGGCATTTGGGGCAGTGCGAAGGAGTGAATACTATCTCCTCCTTGCGGGGGATGCGCCAAATGCAGACGTTGGCGAAAGAGCCGAACAACAGGCCTAAAATAAAGATTATAATTCCCTGAAACATCTTTTTATCTTTTAAATTATTTTATGATGACGCCGCCCAGATCGTATGCCCAAGCCTTCTCTATAGAGGCTTGGTATATCCTGCCCGGAACCAAGGGGCGGGAACTGCGGAGGTATATCTTGCCGTCTATCTCCGGGGCCTCAGCATAACTGCGGCCATAGTATTGATAATCGGACTTGAATGGAACATCATTATTCCCTTTTATTGCCGCACCCTCAATAAGAACCGAAATATTTTGACCTAACCTCAAACGATTCTTGGCGGTGGAAACTTTTCTTTGCAGTCGCATCAAAGAGTCCAGCCGCTCGGATTTGATTTTTTCATCGACCTGCCCCTTCATTTTAGCGGATCTGGTCCCGGGCTCGTTGGAATATGCGAATACCCCCACCCTGTCTAATTTCATCTCTCCGGCAAAATCATACAATTCACCGAAATCAGCCCTCATCTCTCCGGGGAAACCGACGATGAAAGTGGTCCGTATAATTATCCCCGGTATTTTCGTCCGTAGTTTGTGGAGCAGTTCGACTATTCTCTGCTTCGCTACCTTCCGCCCCATTTTTTTGAGAATGCGGTCGGAAATATGCTGCAGCGGGATATCCAGATATTTTACGATCTTCTTCTCTCGGGCCACGATGTCGACCAGTTCATCGTCGATATGGGCCGGGTGAGTGTAGAGGATACGAATCCATTTCAGGTCCTCAATCCGGCACAACGCTTTCAGCAATCGCGGCAGACTGCGTCGGCCATAGATATCCGAACCGTAGGCGGTGGTGTCCTGGGCGATCAGGTTTATCTCTCTTACCCCTCGCCCAGCCAATATTTTCGCCTCCCGGATGATCTCCGAGATCGGGCGGCTGCGGAATTTTCCCCTTATTGACGGGATCAGGCAATAGCTGCAGCGGTTATCACACCCATCGGCTATCCGCAGATAGGTCCAGCCCGGCCCGGTGCTGATCAGACGGTTTTGATAGAATTTCGCGGGATAATTGCAGGCATTGGCCGGAATGGAATTATTCTTACCGCCTTCCACCGCCGCCAGGATATTTTCATAACCGTGAACCCCGACCAAAGCGTCTATTTGGGGGATCCGACGCAAAAGATCACGACCCATCCTCTGGACCAGACAGCCGGTGACCACCAGCCGAAAACCCAGTTTCTCCTTCTGCAGGGCCAAGGCCGATATCTCGACCAGCCCCTCTTCCACCGCCTCCTGCAGGAACCCGCAGGTGTTGACGATCACCGTCCCGGCGCTATTGATGTCATTAGTAAAGCAGTATCCCTTTGGAGCTAGTTGCCCCATCATGGCCTCAGTGTCGACGCGGTTCTTGGGACAGCCCAAGGAGATGATATGGACTTTTTTATTTGATACACTTGCTTTGGTCAAAATTCACTCCATTTCCCGGTATTCAAAACAATATTTCTTTCGTTTGCAGCCGGAGCAATGCTGTCCCATCCACAGTTCGTCGAACTGTTTCATGACCTGCCCCACCAAGGCCGGATCCTTAGTGATTATGCCCGACTCAAAATTGCGTTTGCCGTCGGACTTGGCGCCCATCCCCGCCCCGGTCAGGTTGGCGCTGCCACTGTAAGCAAATTTACCGTCCACTATGACCGACTTGAAATGTATCCGGGGGCACAGCAGTTTTTCCATGCCGTCGATCAGGTTGGGATACCGGTCAAAGTCCTTTCGGAAGTTGGGGCCCGGCTCCTTGGCGTGGATCAGGCGAATGGATACATTGTCATCTATCAGTTGGGAAAGAAGTTTTAAAAAGGGGACTTTCTTTTTCCCCTGGTCAATATAAAGGTCCTTCAGGTCCGAAGTGCCTATCCATAGGAATTTTTGGGCCGCGGGGATCTCCTGCAGGATCACCTGCCGGTAGATCTCGGCATCGGAGATGAATTCCAGGTCGTATTTCATCCCAGGGTTTTTCGTATATTATCCAGCACCTGCCTGGCCTCCGGCACCATAGCGAAGAATTCCTCCAGCCTGGAGCAGGGATACTCCGGGCAGTGGGCGCAGCTCTCCAGTTTTTTGGCCCGACCGCATTCTCTGATCTTACAGTTGCTGCAATGGGCAAACAGCACCGGCCCTTCGGAGGTGCAGCCATCGCAAAAGACATCCTCCGGCTTGATGTCGGCGTTGTAGATCTTGGACCAGCTGTCGGCAGTCTTCTGGCGTAATTCGGGATCGTCGTTCTGCCTGGCAATAAAGGCCGGACAAACCAAGCAATCCAGTCCGCAGAAGGAAATTCTCTTGTTCATATCAATCAGATTTAATTATTACTTTTTGTCACCCTGAGTATAACAACCTGCACGACAAGCCGAACGGGTGACGATACCCATCCCTCAACCTGTGTTACCTCGAAGTCTCCTCGGGATGACAATGCTTTGTGTTTCCTTCGGCATGCTCAGGGCAAGCTTTGTGTCCTTTGTGGTTAATCGGCTCACTTCTTGGCCGGCCGGACCAGTTTCCCGGTGGCGCTGGCCAGGATATTCCCCTGTTGGTCTGTTATCTCCGACTCGGCCTCGACCATACGGCCCTTGTCGCTGACCACCCGGCCGGCAAGGATTACCGGCTCACCTATCTTGACCGGCTTCTTGAACCTGACGCTCAGTTCGGCCGTGACCGCCCCGCTGCCGCCTCCGCCCCTCTCGGCCCCGCCTACGGCGTGGGCCAGAGCCTCGTCCAAAAGCGTGGAGACGATGCCTCCGTGCAGTATCCCCTGCCAGCCCTGGAATTTTACCGGGGGCACGAACTCCGCCCGGCATTGCCCGGCTTCGGGGTAGGTGAATTTTATTTGCAGGCCGTCAGGATTTTTCTTCCCGCAGGCAAAACAGAAATGATCGTCGTTAAGTTTCATTTTAAATCGATTATAAATAGAACTATTTTTTAACAACCCAAATCAATTTAATTGAATCATTTTCAAGTATCAAAGAATCCCTAAATATTGAAAATCCATAGCTGTAATCACCAAACTTTATGCTGTCATTACTGATCGGTATATTCGATACGGACCCGTCTAAAGTATTGTAATATATAAAATGATCCGATTCCTTCACCAATATCAACTCTGCCGCAGGGATAAATTCATTGGTGGCAATTTTTATTTTATGGCTTAAGTGATATTCCTTCTTCGCACACCCCAGGTTTGCGAATATTAATAACAATACAAATATTTTAAATATAATTTTAAGCTTCATGCATCCCCCGGGGAATGTCGAATTTCAGGGGCTCGGGGATGAACACCTCGTGAATGCACTTCAAGGCGTAATCGTCGGTCATCCCGGCGATGTAGTCGCCCACTATCACCGGGGCCGGAGTCTTCTCCTTCCGGTATATCTCGCTGTATTTGTCCAGGTGCCTCCCGAATCGCCGGAACAGCGGCACCGGGTCGTGGTCGTAACGCTCCTGATCCTCCCCGTATCTTTGGTAGACGCTGATCAATTCCTCAAACAGGGTCCGCAGTATCTTCTCGCTGAACAGCCCGTATTCCTCCAGGGGCGGCGAGGTGTAGATGTTCTTCATGTTGAAATCGTACAGGGCCTTCATCAGTTGGTGGTTTTCATCGGACAGCGAGATGCCCCCGGTGCGCTGGGTCTGGGTGATGATGTCCTTAACCAAGGTGTCGATGATCTCGCCGTTCTTGCGCCCCAGTTTCTGCTTGATCCCTGTCGGCACCTGGTCCTCGTCCACCAGCCCGGCCCGGATGGCGTCCTCCAGATCGCGGCCCAGATAGGAGACCTTGTCGGCCATCCGGACTATGGCCCCCTCGTATGACGCCGGATATATTCCCAGCTTTTTGATGCCTTCCAGGGCCACCTTATCCGAGCGGGGCGAGATCTCCTTTTCGTATTTCTCGCCGCAGTGACAGATGATGCCGTCCCGCACCCCGTAGGTAAGGTTGAGCCCGGCCCCGTCGTTGGCCAGCTTGTCCACCACCCGCAGGGCGTACAGCTCATGATGGAACCCGCCCTGTTCTTTGAGCAGATCCTGCAGCACCTCCTCGCCCCGGTGGCCGAATGGAGCGTGCCCCAGATCGTGCCCAAAGGCGATGGCCTGAGCCAGGTCCACGTCCAGGCCGAAGGCCCGACAGATGGCCGAGGCGATGGTGGCTACGTGCAGGGTGTGCTCCATCCGGGTGCAGACATGGTCGTTGTCCGGGGAGAAGAACACCTGGGTCTTGTGTTTCAGCCGCCGGAAGGGCATGGAATGGATAATGGCGGTCTGGTCCCGGAAATACGGACCGCGGATGTCCTCCTCGCGGGGGCGAATACGCTCGATGTAAACTTCGGGTTTCAGCGGGTTCTTCAATGTTTCCATAATGCTCCTGTATCCATATATAAAATTCTTCCGACAAGGCCGTTCCTGTCACTGTCATGCCTGCGCAGGCAGGCATCCAGGGGTAAACACCGGCAGAGATCAATATTTTATGGATTCCTGCTTACGCAGGAATGACACGGGGATCAGATAAAAGTAAAAACCCTTGGTGTTCTTTGTGTCTTTGTGGTTAAAACGATTTTGTCATCCTGAGTACACTTCGAGGCATAACAGTTTGTTGGATGACAATGATCACCCATTCAACCCATCGGGCACGCAGCAATCTCAGGGTGACAAATAAACCGGATTGCTTCGTTTGAAAATCTTCGAGGCCACCTCGCAATGACTGCTCCCTCGCCAAATTTATTTGGAGAGGGCTGGGGTGAGGTCAAATGGCCCGGGGATTGCTTCGTCGTTATCCTTCGATGCCTTTCTCGCAATGACACGCATGGCCGGTAAAAGAATACAAGCCTTAGCATTCTTGGCGTCTTCGCGGTTAAGGAAAGTAGATTGCTTCATTTGTCAGGCCTGGGGGTTCTCTCGCAATGACTGTGTTAGTCCAAAGTGTAAAGAATAAAAGCCTCTGTGGTTAAAAATCTCCTTGTTTCATCCCGAGACGGAATAGACCTCTTCGTAGGTGGTCACCCCCTCTATCATCTTGCGCAGGGCCACCTGCTTGAGATCCATCATGCCGTCGGCGGCGATGGCCTTGTGCAGTTTGTTGATGGTGACGGTGCGGGTTAGGGCGTTCTTTATATTCTCGGTCATCTCCATCACCTCGAAGATGCCGGTGCGCCCCTTGTAGCCGGTGTTGCGGCACTCGCTGCAACCCTCGCCGTAATAAAGCTTGGATACTTTTTCATCCAGCAATTTGTTCTCGGGATCGTCCGGGGCCACCTCCCGGATAGCGCGGCAATGGGGACAGATCTTGCGCACCAGCCGCTGGGCCACAATTCCCACCACGGTGGAGGCTATCAGGTAGTAGGGGATCCCTATGTCCATCAGCCGGATGATGGCCGAAGGCGAGTCGTTGGTGTGCAGGGTGGTCAGCACCAGGTGCCCGGTCAGGGCCGACTGGATGGCGTGATCGGCGGTCTCCTTGTCCCGGATCTCGCCCACCATGATGATGTCTGGGTCCTGGCGCAGGATATAGGGTAGGATGTTGGCGAACGATACCCCGGCGGTGTGCTGAACTCCTATCTGGTTGAATTCCTCGATCACCATTTCTATCGGGTCTTCGACGGTGATGATGTTGACGTCCGGGGAGGACAGCGATTTCAGCGAGGAATACAGGGTGGTGGTCTTGCCCGATCCGGTAGGCCCGGTCACCAGAATGATGCCGTTGGGCCGGTGAATGAATGCGTTGTACAGCTGGTATTCCCGGGGATAGAAGCCCAACTGATCCAGGTCCTGCATCAGCACCTCGGGATCGAAGATGCGGATAACCACCTTCTCGCCAAAGGCCACCGGAATGGTTGACACCCTCAGTTCCATCTCCTTGCCGCCGTAGTTGGTCTTGATCCGGCCGTCCTGGGGCCGCCGCTTCTCGGCGATGTTCATCCGGGACATGATCTTTATCCGGGATAATATCGGGGCGTGCAGGGCCCGGGGGATGGTGTAGATGTAGTGCATCACCCCGTCGATCCGCAGGCGGACGTAGGATTTATCACGCTTGGGCTCGATGTGAATATCGCTGGCCCGCTGGTCGAAGGCGTAGTGCATCAGGTATTCCACCGCGCTGGTGATGTGCTGGTCGTTGGCCTCGATCTCGTCCTGGCCCCGCAGCTTGATGTACTGCTCCAGGTTGCCCAGCTCGGTGGAAGTGATCCGCTCGGACTCGGCCGCCTGGACCGAAGCCCTAAAGCCGTAGAACTCCCGGATGATCTTCAGCACATCGGTCTTGGAGGCCAGCACCAGGCTGACCTTGATGTTCTTGGCTATCTGCAGGCTCTCGATGTGATCCAGGTTATAGGGATCCACCACCGCCAGGGTCACCAGGGTATTGTTCTCCTCTATGGGCACCACCAGGTGCCGCATGGCATAGGGCTTGGAGATGTGCGAGGTGACCACGTCCAGCTGGAGCTTCAGGGGGTCTATCTTTTTGTACTCCATGCCGGACTCCTCGGCGACGGCCCGGGTGATGTCGTCCTCGGACAGCAGGCGCCCGCTGCCGTCGGGTATCAGCAGGTTGAACGAGGAGATGATCTCGGCCGGAGTGATGATGTTGGCGGCCTGGTACTGCCTACGGCTGGCGTTGGTCTCCTGATATTTCTGGAGTTTGGCCCGCTGGGCGTTTCCCTTAATCTGGACGTCCTTGTACTGGTCCTGGGTGATCTTCCCTTTTTTAAGGAGCACCTCCAGCACGTATTCCACGGTGAGATGGGTGGGCTTTTTCATAGACTTAAATTATTTGAGTTGCAGTTAGATGAATGAAATATTATCGCAGATAGAGGGGGAAAATGCAAGGGGGGAAATGAAGGAGCCCGGCCATTTTTGGACGGGCTTTAGGTAAACACCTTTTTAGGGGTTTATCTATACCTAACGGCGATGATAAACACTTGCCAGAAGGATATCCGCAACCTTCGTGAGTATTTACCAACGTTTTTTACAGCACTACATGTTGAGCCTGTATGCGAGACTTGCAAACTCAAGTACGTCGATTCTTGCCTCCCATTCAACTTTCCTATGT from Candidatus Edwardsbacteria bacterium includes:
- the porU gene encoding type IX secretion system sortase PorU; the encoded protein is MTKKITYSLILMIAACGLLNAETRLVSADAFSAVIEYTMEQPEFKTNADGEQTVFLPGCQAAGQPGAPATLESSFSLGVPEGVRVKVQILTVESEDIRNFLLAPIPALVSSEQPGLGSYRYAKNPSHYGKAGMLPGTIASLASVERLRQYNIAGVKMIPVQYDPLAGVLRLNKRITVQVSWDIAGRENDSRPDPAFAPVFSKLLVNYPQCRNWKVSEKTSKAKAVDPFDGHSVWYKLSVLQEGIYRLDYDYLLRNGIDPAVIDPRTIKIFSGGSAALPKDRNIVVPDTMKQIAIWIKGQEDGRFDQGDHIIFYGQDLSGWDKNSKLTTPQFFNPYADTNCYWLTWGGDNGRRMPARNCEPSPENLQPLQSFTDTLHFEQDKFNPFNSGEFYYWANMRRASSESSKRYNYEINVPYPANSQANVYLTVHAGINSKHRIKWGLNGIAAKELFWTGGPELLSQYEITDSLLVANLSTASNILNVELIKENADSIDAIYLNWVEIIYYHKYQAYKGALKFRADSTGQIVNRFYLTGLNSDTCLLLDISNPEAPNHLLSSNTYPAYVRFDDGWKRGNRYFAAAPSAWFKPARMEAYNPNRLRELCADVKYLMIVADQLWAQAQVLLAHHVGNPEKQPARAVKLSWINNEFGFGVNDPAAIRNFLKYIYTNSGGTSPVWCVLFGNGNYDYRHIDRSIANTNLVPTHQEDRLNFVLEEYQFHSYDDWYAYFTTGLYPQFSIARLPAANSEEAWSVVNKTINYDSPKTLASWRSQTILVADDLTPDGSTHMNAAENLYYKTPGCYIAEKVYGVQYDLDSNHHKPGARSDLIKYWNGGAGIVNFVGHGAWWTWGHEWYFRDTDVSYLANGSKLPLVITASCGVSRFDNPYYKCINSLVVTKASGGAIASFGSTREGYGTANNNLNYNLYSSLFDSLLDMGRSVWVAKIASNNPSNNQCYTLLGDPGIKFSQPQNPIDIIISSDTLYNQGRYNISGVVEASSNFSGRVMLELRDIPHLNTDFNYLLPGNIIFRGEFPVANDSFQMIVNIPDQLHIGPVSGAKVRAYAWNSSVDAAGVTADTIWIGGIDPDPDTTYQDTSAPKIAVYAGGLALKQDDYLPSQSKFRVEISDRSGINIAPGVSKYGEIKFTIIKDGKQLVSTDIAKDFIYSLSNDTLTSGAADYAYNFSSSGKYTVRVEAYDTRLRKGLWENAVNVETDLKVSSIYNFPNPLKDDTYFTFMLSQPGDVAIRIFTVAGNLIREILANSLNAGYNQVYWNGRDDKGSIPANGVYLYKVTARDDGLENSGFGKLVIMR
- a CDS encoding prepilin peptidase, with translation MFQGIIIFILGLLFGSFANVCIWRIPRKEEIVFTPSHCPKCLKSIKWYDNIPVLSYLLLGRKCRSCKAEISWRYPLVELLSALLFLGVYLKFGADWRLAGYIPFVWAMLVISAIDIEHYIIPDVFSLSGLAMGILLAALATFGVPVDLTVFSRADILSQWPLADSAIGVVLGGGFLWLAAWLGEKVFKQEAMGGGDIKLAAMIGAFLGWKAVLVSFFLAFLTGSVIGILLILLGRAKKNEAPEGIKPKAMVPFGPFLALGGVLALFWGRELLGFYLRLFGL
- the rimO gene encoding 30S ribosomal protein S12 methylthiotransferase RimO encodes the protein MTKASVSNKKVHIISLGCPKNRVDTEAMMGQLAPKGYCFTNDINSAGTVIVNTCGFLQEAVEEGLVEISALALQKEKLGFRLVVTGCLVQRMGRDLLRRIPQIDALVGVHGYENILAAVEGGKNNSIPANACNYPAKFYQNRLISTGPGWTYLRIADGCDNRCSYCLIPSIRGKFRSRPISEIIREAKILAGRGVREINLIAQDTTAYGSDIYGRRSLPRLLKALCRIEDLKWIRILYTHPAHIDDELVDIVAREKKIVKYLDIPLQHISDRILKKMGRKVAKQRIVELLHKLRTKIPGIIIRTTFIVGFPGEMRADFGELYDFAGEMKLDRVGVFAYSNEPGTRSAKMKGQVDEKIKSERLDSLMRLQRKVSTAKNRLRLGQNISVLIEGAAIKGNNDVPFKSDYQYYGRSYAEAPEIDGKIYLRSSRPLVPGRIYQASIEKAWAYDLGGVIIK
- a CDS encoding phospholipase D family protein; translation: MKYDLEFISDAEIYRQVILQEIPAAQKFLWIGTSDLKDLYIDQGKKKVPFLKLLSQLIDDNVSIRLIHAKEPGPNFRKDFDRYPNLIDGMEKLLCPRIHFKSVIVDGKFAYSGSANLTGAGMGAKSDGKRNFESGIITKDPALVGQVMKQFDELWMGQHCSGCKRKKYCFEYREME
- a CDS encoding DUF3795 domain-containing protein, which produces MNKRISFCGLDCLVCPAFIARQNDDPELRQKTADSWSKIYNADIKPEDVFCDGCTSEGPVLFAHCSNCKIRECGRAKKLESCAHCPEYPCSRLEEFFAMVPEARQVLDNIRKTLG
- a CDS encoding PaaI family thioesterase, with the translated sequence MKLNDDHFCFACGKKNPDGLQIKFTYPEAGQCRAEFVPPVKFQGWQGILHGGIVSTLLDEALAHAVGGAERGGGGSGAVTAELSVRFKKPVKIGEPVILAGRVVSDKGRMVEAESEITDQQGNILASATGKLVRPAKK
- a CDS encoding HD domain-containing protein; this encodes METLKNPLKPEVYIERIRPREEDIRGPYFRDQTAIIHSMPFRRLKHKTQVFFSPDNDHVCTRMEHTLHVATIASAICRAFGLDVDLAQAIAFGHDLGHAPFGHRGEEVLQDLLKEQGGFHHELYALRVVDKLANDGAGLNLTYGVRDGIICHCGEKYEKEISPRSDKVALEGIKKLGIYPASYEGAIVRMADKVSYLGRDLEDAIRAGLVDEDQVPTGIKQKLGRKNGEIIDTLVKDIITQTQRTGGISLSDENHQLMKALYDFNMKNIYTSPPLEEYGLFSEKILRTLFEELISVYQRYGEDQERYDHDPVPLFRRFGRHLDKYSEIYRKEKTPAPVIVGDYIAGMTDDYALKCIHEVFIPEPLKFDIPRGMHEA
- a CDS encoding GspE/PulE family protein; the encoded protein is MKKPTHLTVEYVLEVLLKKGKITQDQYKDVQIKGNAQRAKLQKYQETNASRRQYQAANIITPAEIISSFNLLIPDGSGRLLSEDDITRAVAEESGMEYKKIDPLKLQLDVVTSHISKPYAMRHLVVPIEENNTLVTLAVVDPYNLDHIESLQIAKNIKVSLVLASKTDVLKIIREFYGFRASVQAAESERITSTELGNLEQYIKLRGQDEIEANDQHITSAVEYLMHYAFDQRASDIHIEPKRDKSYVRLRIDGVMHYIYTIPRALHAPILSRIKIMSRMNIAEKRRPQDGRIKTNYGGKEMELRVSTIPVAFGEKVVIRIFDPEVLMQDLDQLGFYPREYQLYNAFIHRPNGIILVTGPTGSGKTTTLYSSLKSLSSPDVNIITVEDPIEMVIEEFNQIGVQHTAGVSFANILPYILRQDPDIIMVGEIRDKETADHAIQSALTGHLVLTTLHTNDSPSAIIRLMDIGIPYYLIASTVVGIVAQRLVRKICPHCRAIREVAPDDPENKLLDEKVSKLYYGEGCSECRNTGYKGRTGIFEVMEMTENIKNALTRTVTINKLHKAIAADGMMDLKQVALRKMIEGVTTYEEVYSVSG